One genomic region from Epinephelus moara isolate mb chromosome 8, YSFRI_EMoa_1.0, whole genome shotgun sequence encodes:
- the LOC126394946 gene encoding CD59 glycoprotein-like: MQWFGALILFMTLSAAFGLRCHVCIGKSCTRPTDCPPNFDRCATAEVNGEVVKSCMLKNNCVGPIKCCEGDLCNSDQTGEDGTKPPGPTSKPPAPTSKAPVLTPNPPGTTPKPPGPTPKPPGPTSKPTGSSNIPTGSSVLLLLASSGIITLLL, from the exons ATGCAGTGGTTTGGAGCTCTGATCCTCTTTATGACTCTGTCTGCAG CGTTCGGACTGAGATGCCACGTATGTATAGGCAAATCCTGCACCCGCCCAACAGATTGTCCTCCCAACTTCGACCGTTGTGCCACCGCTGAAGTGAACG GTGAAGTTGTCAAGAGCTGCATGCTCAAAAATAATTGTGTTGGTCCCATTAAGTGCTGTGAGGGGGACCTGTGTAACAGCGACCAGACTGGTGAAGACGGCACCAAACCCCCTGGTCCCACCTCCAAACCCCCTGCTCCCACCTCCAAAGCCCCTGTTCTCACCCCCAACCCCCCTGGTACAACCCCCAAACCCCCTGGTCCAACCCCCAAACCCCCTGGTCCCACCTCCAAACCCACTGGTTCCAGCAACATACCCACTGGTTCCAGTGTCCTCCTTTTACTGGCATCCTCAGGCATCATCACACTCCTTCTCTGA